A genomic window from Pristiophorus japonicus isolate sPriJap1 unplaced genomic scaffold, sPriJap1.hap1 HAP1_SCAFFOLD_154, whole genome shotgun sequence includes:
- the LOC139242945 gene encoding zinc finger protein 436-like, translating into MEAEGTVHSGEKRYTCSVCGQGFSQSSNLERHKRSHTGEKSCKCGDCGKRFNYLSQLETHRRVHTGERPFTCSECGKGFTQSSSLLRHQRVHTGERPFTCSECGKGFTTSSNLLTHQHTDTGERLFTCSECGKGFTTSSHLLTHQRVHTGERPFTCSDCGKGFIQSSYLVTHQRVHTGERPFTCSECGKGFIQSSNLLRHQRVHTGERPFTCSDCGKGFTRSSHLLRHQRIHTGERPFTCSECGKGFIRSSHLLTHQRVHK; encoded by the coding sequence atggaagcagaaggcactgttcacagtggggagaaacggtacacgtgctctgtgtgtggacaaggcttcagccaatcatccaacctggagagacacaagcgcagtcacactggggagaaatcgtgtaaatgtggggactgtgggaaacgattcaactacctgtcccagctggaaacacatcggcgagttcacactggggagaggccgttcacctgctcagagtgtgggaaaggattcactcagtcatccagcctgctgagacaccagcgagttcacactggggagaggcctttcacctgctccgagtgtgggaagggattcactacatcatccaacctgctgacacaccagcacactgacactggggaaaggctgttcacctgctccgagtgtgggaagggattcactacatcatcccacctgctgacacaccagcgagttcacactggggagaggccgttcacctgctcagactgTGGAaaaggattcattcagtcatcctacttggtgacacaccagcgagttcacactggggagagaccgttcacctgctcggagtgtgggaagggattcattcagtcatccaacctgctgagacaccagcgagttcacactggggagaggccgttcacctgctccgactgtgggaagggattcactcggtcctcccacctgctgagacaccagcgaattcacaccggggagaggccgttcacctgctcagagtgtgggaagggattcattcggtcatcccacctgctgacacaccagcgagttcacaaatga